The Geitlerinema sp. PCC 9228 genome has a segment encoding these proteins:
- a CDS encoding DUF3352 domain-containing protein: protein MPTLLALFQKTFPQEQRPYNGNFFLDLEQTLNSDRPLVPELPPEQKVWVESIRSIGVTAAVQDEYSTYYNVFLLMHHNAAAAASQKPSPANP from the coding sequence TTGCCCACCCTACTAGCACTGTTTCAGAAGACTTTTCCTCAGGAACAAAGACCATACAACGGTAATTTCTTTCTCGATTTAGAACAAACTCTAAACAGCGATCGCCCTTTGGTACCGGAGTTGCCGCCAGAACAAAAGGTTTGGGTAGAATCCATTCGTTCCATTGGCGTTACAGCCGCCGTACAAGATGAGTACAGTACCTATTACAATGTATTTTTGCTCATGCATCACAATGCCGCTGCTGCCGCCTCTCAAAAGCCTTCCCCTGCCAATCCTTAG